Genomic DNA from Marinobacter sp. MDS2:
TCGGCGGAAGCCGCGCAGAGATCAGTGAGCTGCTGGACGAGTATAAAGCGAACGGCATTAACCGAATCGTGGCCCTGCGAGGCGACCTGCCATCCGGCATGGGCGCTTCCGGTGAGCTGCGCTACGCCAACGAGCTGGTCGAGTTCATTCGGGAACACAGCGGCGATCACTTCAACCTCGAAGTGGCCGCTTACCCGGAGTTCCACCCGCAGGCTCGCAGCGCGGAAGATGATCTGAAAAACTTTGCCCGCAAGGTACAGGCTGGCGCCAACAGTGCGATCACCCAGTACTTCTTTAACGCGGACAGCTACTTCTACTTCATCGACCGTCTGGAGAAGATGAACATCACCATTCCGGTGGTGCCGGGCATCATGCCCATCGTCAACTTCTCCAGCCTGGTGCGTTTCTCCGACATGTGCGGCGCGGAAATCCCGCGCTGGATCCGCAAGCAGCTGGAAGCCTACGGGGATGACACCGTCAGCATCCGCAAATTCGGTGAAGAAGTGGTGACCCGCATGTGCGAAGACCTGCTTAAAGCCGGCGCACCCGGGCTGCACTTCTACACCCTGAACCAGACCGAACCCAGCCTTTCGATCTGGAAGAACCTGGGTATTACAGACCGGGAAAAGATCTCCTTCTGATCTTTCCGCGATCAACTCTCTCCCGTCCCGGGAGGGAGTTTTTCTTGTTAAGCCTGCCGATTAATCGCCCCTGATCACCTGAAACTCCTCGTTTTTTAGGCTAGAGTGTCTCTGATGCAGTCCCATTAACGTTCCCGTGAGACACAGTCACAACCCTGTGTCATCGTGGTCTGCCTTACCGGGCAGCAGGAACCATAACAAGACTTA
This window encodes:
- the metF gene encoding methylenetetrahydrofolate reductase [NAD(P)H] → MQSQKQFKRRFSFEFFPPKTEAGKEKLQVVRDQLAEVNPDFFSVTFGAGGSTRDRTIETVLNLHQQGISTAPHLSCVGGSRAEISELLDEYKANGINRIVALRGDLPSGMGASGELRYANELVEFIREHSGDHFNLEVAAYPEFHPQARSAEDDLKNFARKVQAGANSAITQYFFNADSYFYFIDRLEKMNITIPVVPGIMPIVNFSSLVRFSDMCGAEIPRWIRKQLEAYGDDTVSIRKFGEEVVTRMCEDLLKAGAPGLHFYTLNQTEPSLSIWKNLGITDREKISF